The DNA segment GTTCATCTGCGATTCCGACATGCCGAGAACGAAATTGGCGGCGCGACTGTGACAAGCACTGCATTCGGCCCGACTCGGAAAACGCCAGACTTGTCGCCGTACACCGCCGGTCGCACGGCGGTCATGTATGACGAATTCTTTCTCGTCACCAGTTTTCCGGACGAGCGTCGCGTCGGATTGCGCGTCGTTCCAGCGATAGGAGTAGCCAGCCCATTGCCCACCCTGAAAGACGAGCAGCCGCGTCTCGATCCGCTGGCGGGAAGCCGGATTGCCAGCCTCGCGCTCAAGCGAAAGTGTTTGGACCAGCACCGCACCGTTTGTGAAATTCCAACCTCCGGATGAGGCGTAACCAATGCGGGTGTCGCCCGGCAGGGCGATGAATCGTTCCGCCGAGGCACCGTCCGCCCAACCGGGCGCGTTCACCGAGTACGGAATCACACCTGGCTGAACCTGGTGCGCCTTGGTGGATCGGAACAAACCGGTTTCGCTGAGACGCGTCGGAAATTTTGCCTTCGAGATTTGCTTCGGTGCCCGGATCAAACGAAAAATGTTTCCCGCGTGATCGGCGATCAACATTCTGCCGCGTTGATCCACCGCGAAGGCGGTGATCAGCAATTCCGTACTGGCCAGCTCCTGTCGCCACGTCACGCGCTTTCCGTCATGGCGCGCGCCCCAGATTTTGCCGGTCGAGTAGTCCCCGTAAATGTACACGCCGTCGAGTTCGGAAAGTTCATGGCCGTAGTACACCACGCCGCCCGTTAGCGACCGCGCTTCGGAATGGCTGTGTTCGATCGTCGGCAGCACGACCGGCGTGGGGCCGAGCTTACGATTGAGGTAAAACGGATGACTGCCTTCATACACGCTCCACCCGTAATTCTCGCCGCGCCGCATCAAGTGGGCGGTTTCCCAGAGGTCCTGGCCGTTGCTGCCGACCCAGATTTGGCCGGTCTTTTGGTCAATCGTCAGTCGCCACGGGTTGCGCAGACCGTAGGCCCAATTTTCGGGTCGCGCATCTTTCAACCCGATGAATGGGTTGTCCTTGGGCACGGAGTACGGTCGCGTTCCGTCCGGTTGATCCACATTGATGCGCAAGATGCCGCCGTTTAGATCGCTCAGGTCCTGGCCGGTCGCCCAGGTATCCGAATCACCCGATCCGTCACCACTGGAAATGTAGAGCATCCCATCCTGCCCAAACACAAGGCCGCCGCCGTCGTGACCCATCGAGCGCCACTCGAGGATGACTTGCTCGGTCTTGGGATCGCACGGCTGAGGAGGCTGCCGCCCAACCGTGAAGCGCGAGATGCGATTCAGTCGGTTCGTCTCGGGCGTTGGCCCATTGCTAAACAAATAAATGTAGCCGTTGGTGCGATAGCCGGGATGAAACGCGAAGCTATAAACGAGACGATTGCTGATTGCGAGAAAGGTTTCAACCTGAGCGGTGTTTGGGTCATCACGCAAGCGGAGGACTCGGGCCGGTCTGTTCGTCTCCCCGTTTTGTTGAATGACAAACAACCGGTCCGTTCCCGACTCCGCCGTAATGAAGATCGGTTGTTGCCATTGAATGTTTGTAAAAGTTTTCTCCACGGTGTACGGCAGCGGCGGCTCGGGCGAGCCGATCACGCGGGAGGTGGTCCACGGAATTCGGTGGTCGAGGCCGAACGGTGGTTCATCGGCGGCGTGGAGAAGCGGCCAGCCGAACATCAGCCAAATGGCGAAGAACATTGGAGCGATCACCGAGAGTCTCGTACCCGGGCTGATGGGGGAACACAGTTTCATGGTTTGATTCATTGTTCAGACCACGGCCCCATCGGCGGCGGCGGTGGCGGTTCGGTCCAGCGCCAAGTGGGTTGATAGCGCAGCCTGAGATACGGGGTCTCGATGCGCCGTTGGTTTTTGTTGAGCGACAGTAACAGAGTGTCCAGCGTGCCGCTCGTTAGAAGCGACCGTTCGACGTTCCACGAAGGATTGCCGGTGACCATCATCTGCTCGATGCCGTGTTGAACAAGGGATCGAATGCCGCCGGCCGGAGATGCGCCGAATTTTGCGCCTTCCATAACCGCTGGGGTTGCCTTGGGGCAGAACGGCTTCAGGCATTCCATCGCCATCCATGTCTCATGCGTCACCCCAACGGTGTCCACCAAATCGAGGCAAGGCGGTTTGACGGAGACGCTTTTTCGCGATCGGCCGCTCACGCTAATGGGTGACACGTTTTCGGGTAGCGGTGGAACAAGGCTGGCCCACATCTGTTTCACTGCAACGGCTCCCCTCGGGTCATAAAGGTGACTTTTGAGCGCTGCCCGAAGCGCTGGTCACGACTGCAGAAAAACACAACTTCATTGACCCTCTGCCGGATTATCGGTGCCTTCCCGACAGGAAGCACTTCCCCTTTGGTGAAGCCATTCTCATCAAACACTCGGGCCTTGCCGTTGCCCTCATACTCCAGATACCAGTTCGTTTCGAGCTGCACAGGGAAGTTAATCGACTCACCGTTCACTCTCAGGCCTGGATTGTCAAGGGTCTGAGGAGTTTCCCGAAGTGCCTCAAGGCGGCTGAAGTGAGCTGTCACCGCAGCCCCGCTTGGCAGGTTGGAGAGGAAGACGTACACCCGGGAAATCTCCGCGAATTTGATGCTGCGGATTGCTTCGTAGTGACTGAAGGGGAAGGCGAAATCGTAAACCTCGCCCTTGGCCGACTCAGGCATTTCGATATATTTCCAACCCTTAAAGTCAAGGCGCACGTAATAGTCGCGCGCCTCCCACCGGCTGGAGTCCTCAAGGATGAAATGGAGGTACGCCCCCGAGCCATCTCCTTCAACCCACGTTGCTAGAGCGCGATGATGGCTCAGATCCTTGGGAGTGTCGAAGATCACCTCGGCGCATCCCCAGCCGGCGGCATTCGATCCCTTGTTCAAGGCGGCGACCTCGAAGCTCGTTTTTTCACCCGGAGATTCTTGAGCGGAAGTCTTGAGCCGGTATTCGAGCCCTGTGGTCTGCCGGTCAGGACTGCCTAGCGGCCCGGTGGCTGAGGTGTTAAGTTTCAGGGGTCCGGGTTCCAGCAGGACGACATTTGCCAAATCACCGTATCTTGTCAGAGTCGGCCTCGCCTCGATCGAGACACGCAAAGATTGGTCCCGGTACGCATTCTCAAGCGTCCAGACATTTTTCCCTCCCTCCACCGCCGTGACGTGCTTTTCCGGGCTGTAGGTCACTGGTAGAATGCGCCAACTAGCATCCACCGCGCGGTCCAGGACAAATTCTTTGCCGGGCGCCTTCAATTGTTCCCGGATTCGCTCCGGGAAATAATCGTTGAGTTTGAGTTGTTCCCAATTCTTGATGGTCGCGAAGATCTCTTGGGTCCGGCCGTTGCCGTCCAGGGCGGCCTGCTTGGTTTCGAGGGACATGGCGGCTCCGTAGGCGAGCGCTTTTGACCAGGCGTACTGCATTTCCCGGAGCCGGGTGGCGGCACCATCCAAGGCGTGGCGAAAGTACCCGAACCAGCCGAACTCGAAGGGCTGCAAGTCCGCCGCGGAATTCCTCGCGCCCGCGACGCTAACCCGGTCGAAGTACTGGATCATGCCGCTCTTGACAAAATCCACGGTGTTCCCCCGGGTGAAGATGTGCCAGGTGTAGGCCGTTGGGGGAGCCAGCCCGAACAACACCTCGCGCCGCGTGTAATGATACAGCTTGGAGAATATCAGGTTGCTGAGATACCACGCTGGCAGTGGGTATCCCGGCGTCGCCCCGGAGCCATCGGGATAGAGGAAGTCAAACTGAAATTGATCGAGGGCTGCGGCCTCGGCGCTGGCGATGCGATCATAGAGGTCGCCCCTCCAATCCGCTTGGTAGCCGGAAACCATTTGCGCGAGGTTATCAATCGGGCTGCCGGCCCGATGCGCCGCGGCGAGCGTCCCGTGCGCGCCCCGCTGGCAACCGGTGAAGCCGTACGGTGGCGCGGTTTGCAAGTCTTCATAGACGACGATCTCGTCGTTGATGCGCAAGTCTCGCCCGTAGAAGTAGAGAGCTTTGTCCGCTTTGGATAGCAAACCCACCGGAGATTCCGTCGTCGGTATGAAGGTGTCATCAGGCCCGATGTTCGTGCCCAAGATTCGCCTCCGGTCGGGGTAAACGTACAGGCCCGGATCGGGCACCGGATGAACTAGCGGGCTGTTCTTGTCGATATCCTGACCCAGGATGTGCGCGCCGAACTTCAGGCCGGCGGTGTGGATCTTGTGGCTCACGGTTTTGAGTCCCGCTTCACCGCTGGGAAAATTCTTGCGATTTACGGGAATGGGATACGTTCCATGCGCACCGTTCCAGACGCCATCATAGACCACGATATAGCCGAACCCGCCTCCCTTCGCATAGTCAATCATCGCGTCGGCGGTGGCCTCCGAAAGATCCACGAAAAGGTAGGATTTTTTCTGTTCCACTGATTTTCTGGCCCAGACTCCCCCGAGCATAGGATGCGGAAGACCATTTTCTGTTTCCACCTGTTCGATGCGGGCCAGCAGATCCTTGGTGG comes from the Verrucomicrobiota bacterium genome and includes:
- a CDS encoding PQQ-dependent sugar dehydrogenase, with amino-acid sequence MFFAIWLMFGWPLLHAADEPPFGLDHRIPWTTSRVIGSPEPPLPYTVEKTFTNIQWQQPIFITAESGTDRLFVIQQNGETNRPARVLRLRDDPNTAQVETFLAISNRLVYSFAFHPGYRTNGYIYLFSNGPTPETNRLNRISRFTVGRQPPQPCDPKTEQVILEWRSMGHDGGGLVFGQDGMLYISSGDGSGDSDTWATGQDLSDLNGGILRINVDQPDGTRPYSVPKDNPFIGLKDARPENWAYGLRNPWRLTIDQKTGQIWVGSNGQDLWETAHLMRRGENYGWSVYEGSHPFYLNRKLGPTPVVLPTIEHSHSEARSLTGGVVYYGHELSELDGVYIYGDYSTGKIWGARHDGKRVTWRQELASTELLITAFAVDQRGRMLIADHAGNIFRLIRAPKQISKAKFPTRLSETGLFRSTKAHQVQPGVIPYSVNAPGWADGASAERFIALPGDTRIGYASSGGWNFTNGAVLVQTLSLEREAGNPASRQRIETRLLVFQGGQWAGYSYRWNDAQSDATLVRKTGDEKEFVIHDRRATGGVRRQVWRFPSRAECSACHSRAANFVLGMSESQMNRVHDYDGVKDNQLRTLEHIGLFTNALPKPPAELTKQVDPYHPSESLEARARSYLHANCSVCHVGAGGGNSKMILSLSTKLEEMNVIGARPQHDTFGIADAMLIAPGDPDRSILYQRLSRRGRGQMPPVVVSTADEKAIALVRDWIRSLKPEHQFVRDWKMENLLPSLDKVKAGRSFESGKAAFKQAGCGQCHRFTGEVGSVGPDLTGVGKRLALHDLMESIVLPSKVIAEGFAATEIETKSDEITNGRIVREDDQVVVVLPQTAIAEAVTIRKRDIRRRELSKVSNMPAGILNTLQEAQVLDLLAYLISDGNSNHVAFVSGAVANPAAK